The window ACGTTGGCCGGCAGCCGGTCTCTCAGACGGCACACTCTCACTCTCTGACCTATTTCCATTCCGACTCCTAGTGATAGACCATTCCAAAGTTTATCAGCGGGTGTATAGAATTGTATCGATAAATTGGCATCTGTATGTTTTGTGGGGAATTGCCGGCAGATCGGGGATTGGGGGCGGATGAGCTGCGGCAATGAATAAAATTAATCTTTCTTGCCAATCACTTCTATGGCAGCTTCCAGGGCAATGGCGACATGAGTCCAGTGTGTGCCCCCCTGGCAGAAGACAATATAAGGCTCCCGCAGCGGCCCATCGGCTGAAAATTCCGAGGTACTGCCATCGATAAATGTGCCGCCGGCCATCACCAACTGGCTTTCATACCCTGGCATCGGTGCCGGCACGGGGTCAAGATAGGAACCCACGGGGGAATGCTGCTGAATGGCGCGGCAAAAGGCAATTAATTTTTCAGGGGTTCCCAGCTGAATGGCTTGGATGACATCCCGGCGCGGTGCCATTGGGGGCGGATTCACGGGATATCCCAGCTTGTCGAAAACATAGCCGGTGAGGTGATTGCCTTTCATGGCTTCCCCAACCATTTGAGGGGCTAAAAATAATCCTTGCATTAACAATCTGTTACAATCAAAGGTAGCGCCGCCGCTACTGCCTATTCCGGGGGCTGTGAGCCGGCACGCGGCTGCTTCGACCAAGTCCGCTCGACCGGCAATGTAACCACCGCTAGGAACGATGGTGCCGCCGGGATTTTTAATTAATGAGCCGGCAATCAAATCAGCACCGACTGCCGGGGGTTCCCGTTCTTCTATAAATTCCCCGTAACAGTTATCGACAAAGCACACCGTTTGGGGATTTTGCCCCTTGATAATCTTGACAATCTTTTCAATATCTGATATTGACAAGCTCGGACGCCAAGAATATCCGCAAGAGCGCTGGATCAAAGCCAAACGGGTTTTCTCGGTGACAGCAGATGCCAAAGCTTGCCAGTCAATGGTGCCGGTGTTGGCTAAGGGGAGTTGCCGGTATGTCACGCCAAAATCCATGAGTGATCCTTGGCCAGACCCCCGCAATCCAATGACTTCTTCTAATGTGTCATAAGGAGGGCCGGCAACCGCCAGCATTTCATCCCCCGGACGGAGCACGCCATACAGGGCGCAGGCGATAGCATGAGTGCCAGAGACAAACTGCACTCGCACTGCAGCAGCCTCAGCGCCCATGACCTCAGCAAACACACGATCTAACGTTTCTCGCCCCAAATCATCGTGACCATAGCCGGTGACGCCGGCAAAATGGTGAACCCCGACACGATGAACCCGAAAGGCATCCAACACGCGTTTGAGATTTTGCTTGACCTGAGCGTCAATTCCAGAAAAAATCGGAGACAGTGCCTTTTCTGCTGCCTGTAGCTGCTGAATGCTATCCATTAACCCCTCGCCGGCCATCTAGGTGCGCGGAGTTCATTATGGCGCAGATTGGGTCAAATAGTTCGCACAAAATATCTTCATGACGATCGCACCTTTAAAACAAGAACAGACTTTACAAGAAACGCCGCTTCGCCCCAAGTGGACGGTGATCATCTTCATGGCAGTCGTCCACCTCGCTGCTCTTTTAGCGTTCTTGCCCAGTAACTTTAGCTGGGCAGCAGTGGGAGTCGCCGTTTTCCTTCACTGGGTAACGGGTGGCTTGGGCATTACTCTGGGTTTCCATCGCCTCGTGACTCACCGTAGTTTCCAGACTCCCAAGTGGCTGGAGTATTTTCTAATTTTCTGCGGTTCCCTCACTTGCCAAGGCGGCGTGACTGATTGGGTGGGGCTACACCGAATGCACCACTTGCACTCGGATCAGGAGAAAGATCCCCATGATTCCAACAAGGGCTTTTTGTGGAGTCACATGACTTGCTGGTTCTATCACATTCCAGCCGATAAAGAAGTTGATCGCTTTACCAAAGATATTGCTGATGACAAAGTTTATCAGTTTTTAAACAAGTATTTTTTCCCGCTTCAAATTGGTTTAGGCGTTTTGCTTTACTTTTTGGGAGAAGCCTATTCTCCAGGGTTAGGCTGGTCATTTGTTGTTTGGGGTATCTTTGTTCGCTTGGTTGTAGTTTTTCACTGCACTTGGTTTGTGAACAGCGCCACTCATAAATTCGGCTACCGCACCTTTGACTCTGATGATAAATCTACCAATTGTTGGTGGGTGGCTTTAGTGACTTATGGTGAAGGCTGGCACAACAATCACCACGCTTGTCAATATTCTGCCCGTCACGGTCTGCAATGGTGGGAAATTGATTTAACGTGGATGACGATTCAATTTTTGCAAGCCCTCGGTTTAGCCACTAAGGTGAAATTAGCCGACAAGTAGTTCATAACGAATGGCTAATAGACAGTTGAGTGGGTATTTCTTGTGTAGAGAAACCCACTCTATTTTTTTGTTTGTTTCAAGGGATAATTCTCTATGTAGGCCTGACTATCCGCTGGTTATCATTTATGGTTTTACAAACTTTAAATTTTGAACGATAACGGAAGATTAAAGTATCAAGGGTTTCTATTTTTTATTGAATTAGATAAAAATATCATTTTATAAATTAACGGTTATAAAATTTTTGGCCAAGATGAAGTTAGCTTTTTCTAAAT of the Microcoleus sp. FACHB-68 genome contains:
- a CDS encoding methionine gamma-lyase family protein gives rise to the protein MDSIQQLQAAEKALSPIFSGIDAQVKQNLKRVLDAFRVHRVGVHHFAGVTGYGHDDLGRETLDRVFAEVMGAEAAAVRVQFVSGTHAIACALYGVLRPGDEMLAVAGPPYDTLEEVIGLRGSGQGSLMDFGVTYRQLPLANTGTIDWQALASAVTEKTRLALIQRSCGYSWRPSLSISDIEKIVKIIKGQNPQTVCFVDNCYGEFIEEREPPAVGADLIAGSLIKNPGGTIVPSGGYIAGRADLVEAAACRLTAPGIGSSGGATFDCNRLLMQGLFLAPQMVGEAMKGNHLTGYVFDKLGYPVNPPPMAPRRDVIQAIQLGTPEKLIAFCRAIQQHSPVGSYLDPVPAPMPGYESQLVMAGGTFIDGSTSEFSADGPLREPYIVFCQGGTHWTHVAIALEAAIEVIGKKD
- a CDS encoding acyl-CoA desaturase, with product MTIAPLKQEQTLQETPLRPKWTVIIFMAVVHLAALLAFLPSNFSWAAVGVAVFLHWVTGGLGITLGFHRLVTHRSFQTPKWLEYFLIFCGSLTCQGGVTDWVGLHRMHHLHSDQEKDPHDSNKGFLWSHMTCWFYHIPADKEVDRFTKDIADDKVYQFLNKYFFPLQIGLGVLLYFLGEAYSPGLGWSFVVWGIFVRLVVVFHCTWFVNSATHKFGYRTFDSDDKSTNCWWVALVTYGEGWHNNHHACQYSARHGLQWWEIDLTWMTIQFLQALGLATKVKLADK